A region of Diospyros lotus cultivar Yz01 chromosome 3, ASM1463336v1, whole genome shotgun sequence DNA encodes the following proteins:
- the LOC127796944 gene encoding uncharacterized protein LOC127796944, whose translation MYSPDHRKDWESVEDPKEHRVCGWCCAWTSLLIGCVVFALVVATALFASFLQGSMPEFRIKQMNISHFQLVTRGDQTLLNSKLDLILNATNNNNKYDFSYGTLSVRVSTTGVDLGRAKIAPFKQPRRHASVLNMTTTVQKADINEEDGEDFKSDYKTRQVVISVWLTGHIGIDYNTMKFSKLPLNVYCNSINQMAIDSGIQPKCRVKMFAFL comes from the coding sequence ATGTACTCCCCGGACCACCGCAAGGACTGGGAGTCCGTCGAGGACCCAAAGGAGCACCGCGTCTGCGGGTGGTGCTGCGCCTGGACCTCCCTCCTCATCGGCTGCGTGGTCTTCGCCCTGGTCGTCGCCACCGCCCTCTTCGCCTCCTTCCTCCAGGGCTCCATGCCGGAGTTCCGCATCAAGCAGATGAACATCTCCCACTTCCAGCTCGTCACCCGCGGAGACCAAACGCTGCTCAACTCCAAGCTCGACCTTATTCTCAACGccaccaacaacaacaacaagtaCGACTTCTCCTACGGCACCCTCAGCGTTAGAGTCTCCACCACCGGGGTGGATCTCGGGAGGGCGAAGATCGCGCCTTTCAAGCAGCCGCGACGGCATGCGTCGGTGCTGAACATGACGACGACGGTGCAGAAGGCGGACATAAACGAGGAGGACGGGGAGGACTTCAAGTCGGATTACAAGACGAGGCAAGTGGTGATAAGCGTGTGGTTGACGGGACACATTGGGATCGATTACAATACGATGAAGTTCAGCAAATTGCCGCTGAATGTGTACTGCAACAGCATTAACCAGATGGCCATTGACAGCGGCATCCAGCCCAAGTGCCGCGTCAAGATGTTCGCGTTCTTATGA
- the LOC127797606 gene encoding uncharacterized protein LOC127797606 codes for MSGELFPQLFFRPAISASDLLSFSVCIVCIYLGADPFLRLIFGEPSSCRSLLISQAIESSDQAIYSDRAINHSENEVSIGVIALATLELSALVCPNPEMKKGGKENCIIFEACKGMEALLFQCFVR; via the exons ATGTCGGGGGAACTTTTTCCCCAATTATTCTTCCGCCCCGCGATATCTGCCTCTGacctcctctctttctctgtatgtattgtatgtatatatctgGGTGCTGATCCTTTTCTTCGACTAATCTTCGGCGAGCCAAGCAGTTGTAGATCACTGTTAATTTCTCAGGCCATTGAATCATCCGATCAGGCGATATATTCCGATCGAGCGATTAATCATTCGGAAAACGAAG TTAGCATAGGAGTCATCGCCTTAGCCACATTGGAGCTTTCTGCACTT GTTTGCCCCAACCCCGAGATGAAAAAGGGAGGAAAAGAGAATTGCATCATTTTCGAAGCTTGCAAAGGGATGGAAGCACTTTTGTTTCAATGTTTTGTTAGATAA